In Ipomoea triloba cultivar NCNSP0323 chromosome 15, ASM357664v1, one genomic interval encodes:
- the LOC116006325 gene encoding cytochrome P450 CYP82D47-like, which produces MDIITYLSSIFALAAVLLVSLSWRRARKSSRSAPEAGGAWPIVGHLHLLRAPVPLVKTLSALAEKHGSVFMIRLGMPRALVVSSWEAVKDCFATNDKLLATRPTTCAGKYLGYDYAVFSFSTYNSYWRKIRKLVVVELLSNRRLEKLKHVWVTELQANIKELYTTCSISVGSNINPSKNKVINMSQWFEHLTLNLIVKVVAGRRYEYRSDGLVDQEAECMKKVFKEVMFLWGEVVSGDTIFPLWLFRWLDYEGHVKTMKRVAKALDAILQDWVDARKRENGKNEDQGFIDVMLSMIDDQFLEGQTYTRDTIIKATVLSMLQDGSETFSVHFIWILSLLLKNREALERLQEEIDANVGRERWVEDSDIKNLPYLHAVVKETLRLYPPAPFLVPHEAIEDCTIGGYHIPKGTQLYVNVWKLHRDPQVWPDPEKFSPERFLTNPEDSGAHNRQFQFVPFGFGRRSCPGMLYATQITHLAVARLVQGFNFNTPSNEALDMSEGLGITMPRANPLEVVITPRLPSALYGLHH; this is translated from the exons ATggatattattacatatttgtcttccatttttgcccttgcaGCGGTGTTGCTGGTCAGCCTTTCATGGCGAAGGGCAAGAAAGAGCAGCAGATCGGCGCCGGAGGCCGGTGGCGCTTGGCCAATCGTGGGCCACCTCCACCTCCTACGCGCCCCTGTTCCCCTGGTTAAGACTCTGAGCGCGTTGGCCGAAAAACACGGGTCGGTATTCATGATCCGTCTCGGCATGCCACGCGCCTTGGTGGTTAGCAGTTGGGAAGCCGTTAAGGATTGTTTCGCCACCAACGACAAGCTCTTGGCTACAAGGCCAACTACCTGTGCAG GCAAATACCTTGGGTATGATTATGCAGTATTTAGTTTCTCAACTTATAATTCATACTGGCGGAAGATAAGAAAGTTAGTCGTCGTGGAACTGCTCTCTAATAGAAGATTGGAGAAATTGAAACATGTTTGGGTGACAGAGCTGCAGGCTAACATCAAAGAACTCTACACTACTTGTAGTATTTCTGTTGGTAGCAACATTAATCCCTccaaaaataaagtaataaacatGAGCCAATGGTTTGAACATTTAACCTTAAACTTGATAGTGAAGGTAGTGGCAGGAAGGAGGTACGAGTACAGGAGTGATGGACTGGTAGACCAAGAGGCAGAATGTATGAAAAAGGTGTTCAAAGAGGTTATGTTTTTGTGGGGAGAAGTTGTATCAGGGGATACAATATTTCCACTTTGGTTGTTTAGGTGGTTAGACTATGAAGGCCATGTCAAGACCATGAAAAGAGTTGCAAAGGCCTTGGATGCCATTCTGCAAGATTGGGTAGATGCTAGGAAGAGGGAGAATGGGAAAAATGAAGACCAAGGGTTCATCGATGTTATGCTTTCGATGATTGATGATCAATTTTTGGAAGGTCAAACTTATACGCGTGACACAATTATCAAGGCAACGGTGTTG AGTATGTTACAAGATGGTAGTGAAACGTTTTCTGTCCACTTCATATGGATCCTATCCTTGTTGCTAAAAAATAGAGAAGCACTAGAGCGCCTTCAAGAAGAGATAGATGCCAATGTCGGCAGAGAAAGGTGGGTAGAAGATTCTGATATAAAAAATTTGCCATATCTCCACGCTGTAGTTAAAGAAACATTACGACTGTACCCACCAGCACCTTTCTTAGTACCACATGAAGCAATAGAAGATTGTACCATAGGGGGCTATCACATTCCAAAGGGCACACAATTGTATGTGAACGTGTGGAAGCTACATCGCGATCCCCAAGTCTGGCCGGACCCCGAAAAGTTCTCACCAGAAAGGTTCTTGACAAACCCAGAAGACAGCGGTGCTCATAATCGACAGTTTCAATTTGTTCCATTTGGTTTTGGGCGACGATCATGTCCCGGAATGTTATATGCAACACAAATAACACATCTTGCAGTTGCCCGTTTGGTTCAAGGCTTCAATTTCAACACACCTTCAAATGAGGCATTGGATATGAGTGAAGGTTTAGGCATTACAATGCCAAGAGCTAATCCATTGGAAGTAGTCATTACGCCTCGCTTGCCATCTGCTCTCTATGGATTACACCATTAG